A window of Natrinema versiforme contains these coding sequences:
- a CDS encoding PH domain-containing protein: MAFGSTPDWFHISDDESIVWESRPHPFAMGTELPVGIGLALAGILVAGWSGTDGVGLLTILGVLVTVTGVIIALARYLIWTNTRYVITSTELYKKRGVISRDVTQFRLDRVQNTSLRQSGIGRLLGYGDLTVYTAGSGEPELVFERVPQPERASSRLSDRLEHVAADESAV, encoded by the coding sequence ATGGCCTTCGGCTCGACGCCCGACTGGTTTCATATCAGCGACGACGAGAGCATCGTCTGGGAGAGCCGTCCGCATCCGTTCGCGATGGGGACCGAGCTCCCGGTCGGAATCGGGCTCGCGCTCGCGGGCATTCTGGTCGCCGGCTGGAGCGGGACCGACGGCGTCGGGCTCCTGACGATACTCGGCGTCCTCGTCACGGTGACCGGGGTGATTATCGCGCTCGCCCGGTATCTCATCTGGACGAACACGCGCTACGTCATCACCTCCACGGAACTCTACAAGAAACGGGGCGTGATCTCGAGAGACGTGACCCAGTTCCGCCTCGATCGGGTCCAGAACACCAGCCTGCGCCAGTCCGGAATCGGTCGCCTGCTGGGCTACGGCGACCTGACCGTCTACACCGCCGGCTCCGGCGAGCCGGAACTGGTCTTCGAACGCGTCCCCCAACCCGAACGGGCCAGCAGCCGGCTCAGCGACCGGCTCGAGCACGTCGCGGCCGACGAATCGGCCGTCTGA
- the lipA gene encoding lipoyl synthase has protein sequence MSRARKPDWLKSRPPSGREFAGIRETLRKHDLHTVCEEANCPNLGECWSGRGGSDGDGSGGGTATFMLMGDRCSRGCNFCDVRTGGMEALDPDEPENVAEAIAEIGLDYVVLTSVDRDDLPDQGAGHFAETIREIKARHPGILVEVLIPDFQGEERLVRKIIDAEPDVIAHNVETVERLQYPVRDRRAGYEQSLSVLEQVDRESDIYTKTSVMLGHGEYDHEVYQTLADLRERGVDIVTLGQYLQPSRDHLEVRRYDHPDKYETWRRVAEAELGFLYCASGPMVRSSYKAGELFVDAVLREGKSVAEARADARRTRPQQTES, from the coding sequence ATGAGCCGCGCGCGCAAGCCCGACTGGCTGAAGAGTCGCCCGCCGTCGGGACGGGAGTTCGCCGGCATCCGGGAGACGCTACGGAAACACGACCTGCACACCGTCTGCGAGGAGGCCAACTGTCCGAATCTGGGCGAGTGCTGGTCGGGTAGAGGCGGGTCCGACGGCGATGGGTCGGGCGGCGGAACGGCCACCTTCATGCTGATGGGTGATCGCTGCTCTCGAGGCTGTAACTTCTGTGACGTTCGGACCGGCGGGATGGAGGCCCTCGACCCCGACGAGCCCGAAAACGTCGCCGAGGCGATCGCCGAAATCGGGCTGGACTACGTCGTCCTCACCAGCGTCGACCGGGACGACCTCCCCGATCAGGGCGCGGGCCACTTCGCCGAGACGATCCGCGAGATCAAGGCCCGACACCCCGGCATCCTCGTCGAGGTGCTGATTCCCGATTTCCAGGGCGAGGAGCGACTCGTCCGGAAGATCATCGACGCCGAACCCGACGTGATCGCCCACAACGTCGAGACCGTCGAGCGATTGCAGTATCCCGTTCGTGACCGTCGTGCCGGCTACGAGCAGAGCCTGTCGGTCCTCGAGCAGGTCGATCGGGAAAGCGACATTTACACCAAAACCTCCGTCATGCTCGGCCACGGCGAGTACGACCACGAGGTCTACCAGACGCTCGCGGACCTGCGCGAACGCGGCGTCGATATCGTCACACTGGGGCAGTATCTGCAGCCCTCGCGGGACCACCTCGAGGTCCGGCGCTACGACCACCCCGATAAGTACGAGACGTGGCGACGCGTCGCTGAAGCGGAGTTAGGCTTCCTCTATTGTGCCAGCGGGCCGATGGTGCGATCGTCGTATAAGGCCGGCGAACTGTTCGTCGACGCCGTCCTGCGGGAGGGCAAGAGCGTCGCGGAAGCGAGAGCCGACGCGCGCCGGACACGGCCACAGCA